In a single window of the Prochlorococcus marinus str. AS9601 genome:
- the ftsH gene encoding ATP-dependent zinc metalloprotease FtsH — protein MFRSKFSYTDSKSSYSDLLEDIETGKIESIFFYPRQREIDVLYINGDKFKIPILYNDQLILEKATENKVDLTINNSRKEASAANSFASISLFLIFILAIVLILRSTSKLASRAFGFTKNQAKFLTIDDVETRFDDVAGVPEAAEELKEVITFLKEPKKFENLGAKVPKGVLLIGPPGTGKTLLAKAIAGESGVPFLSISASEFVELFVGVGASRVRDLFSKAKEKSPCIIFIDEIDSIGRQRGSGIGGGNDEREQTLNQLLTELDGFADNSGIIVLAATNRPDILDSALLRPGRFDRKIEVMLPDLDGRKKILSVHSLSKPLSNEVDLGYWASRTVGFSGADLANLMNESAIHCARDESKLISDLHIENALDKITIGLRSSLITSPNMKKIIAYNEVGRAIVSAVRNGIESVDKITILPRSGSIGGYTKICPDEDVISSGLISKKLLFSKIEIALAGRAAETIVFGEGEITQCSVNDISYATNIVREMVTKYGFSIIGPISMDSDNNEMYLGDGLFRRKPLIAENTSSRIDNEIINISKISLNNSIKILKKNRVLLDKLVDILLNQETIDKEVFKSTTSKLLKV, from the coding sequence GTGTTTAGATCAAAATTCTCATATACAGATTCTAAATCAAGTTATTCCGATCTTTTAGAAGATATAGAGACGGGGAAAATAGAATCAATATTTTTCTATCCAAGGCAGAGAGAAATTGATGTTCTGTATATAAATGGCGACAAATTTAAAATACCTATCCTTTACAACGATCAATTAATCCTTGAAAAGGCTACCGAAAATAAGGTAGATCTAACTATTAACAATAGTAGAAAAGAAGCCTCAGCTGCTAATTCATTTGCTTCAATAAGTCTTTTCCTGATTTTCATATTAGCTATAGTCTTAATCTTGAGGAGTACATCAAAATTGGCTTCCAGAGCTTTTGGTTTTACCAAAAATCAAGCTAAATTTTTAACTATTGATGATGTAGAAACGAGATTCGATGATGTAGCTGGTGTCCCTGAAGCCGCTGAGGAATTAAAAGAGGTAATAACATTTTTGAAAGAACCAAAGAAATTTGAAAATCTTGGAGCAAAAGTTCCTAAGGGAGTTCTTCTAATAGGCCCACCAGGAACTGGTAAAACATTATTAGCTAAAGCAATTGCTGGTGAATCAGGAGTGCCTTTTCTCTCAATATCGGCATCAGAGTTTGTAGAACTTTTTGTTGGTGTTGGAGCAAGCCGAGTTCGAGATTTGTTCTCTAAAGCTAAGGAAAAATCTCCTTGTATAATTTTCATTGATGAAATTGATTCCATTGGTAGGCAAAGAGGGTCTGGGATCGGAGGAGGAAACGATGAAAGAGAACAAACCCTTAATCAGCTTCTAACTGAATTAGATGGTTTTGCTGATAATTCTGGGATTATCGTTTTAGCAGCAACAAATAGACCAGATATTTTGGATTCAGCATTATTAAGACCAGGTAGATTTGATAGGAAAATTGAAGTAATGCTTCCAGATTTAGATGGAAGAAAAAAAATTCTTTCAGTTCACTCACTTTCCAAACCACTTTCAAACGAAGTTGACTTAGGATACTGGGCTTCTAGAACAGTTGGATTTTCGGGAGCAGATCTTGCAAACTTGATGAACGAGAGTGCTATTCACTGTGCAAGAGACGAATCTAAATTAATCAGTGATCTTCATATAGAAAATGCGCTTGATAAAATTACTATTGGACTGAGAAGCTCATTAATAACTTCTCCTAATATGAAAAAAATTATTGCTTATAATGAAGTCGGTAGAGCAATTGTATCTGCTGTGAGAAATGGAATTGAATCAGTTGATAAAATTACGATTTTACCTAGATCTGGATCTATAGGAGGATATACAAAAATATGCCCTGACGAAGATGTAATTTCAAGCGGATTGATTTCAAAAAAATTGTTATTTTCAAAAATTGAAATTGCTCTAGCTGGAAGAGCAGCAGAAACGATTGTTTTTGGTGAAGGTGAAATTACACAATGTTCTGTAAATGATATCTCTTATGCGACAAATATCGTAAGGGAAATGGTTACAAAATATGGATTTTCAATTATTGGTCCAATTTCAATGGATTCTGATAATAATGAAATGTATTTAGGAGATGGATTATTTAGAAGAAAGCCTCTGATAGCAGAAAATACCAGTTCTAGAATAGATAATGAAATCATAAATATTTCTAAAATTTCATTAAATAATTCAATAAAAATATTGAAAAAAAATAGAGTCTTACTAGATAAATTAGTTGACATACTTTTAAATCAAGAAACTATAGATAAAGAAGTTTTTAAATCAACAACTTCTAAATTGTTGAAAGTTTGA
- a CDS encoding DUF565 domain-containing protein: MQKTNFSRITYQLNNLFFGFLSDTWRTKSISLISVLTGYFLFANFITKFISEGKNELIMVPIIIIFIEIIIRIKPSASSKFYYLWNVVDKLRIGAIYAVILEAFKLGS, from the coding sequence ATGCAAAAAACTAATTTTTCCAGAATTACTTACCAGTTAAATAATTTATTTTTTGGTTTTCTAAGTGATACTTGGAGAACAAAATCTATTAGTCTAATTTCTGTTTTGACAGGTTATTTTTTGTTCGCAAATTTTATTACAAAATTTATATCTGAAGGTAAAAATGAGTTGATTATGGTCCCAATAATTATTATTTTTATTGAAATCATTATAAGAATTAAACCTTCCGCAAGTTCAAAATTTTATTATCTATGGAACGTAGTTGATAAATTAAGAATTGGTGCAATTTATGCCGTTATACTTGAAGCATTTAAATTAGGATCTTAA
- the rpmF gene encoding 50S ribosomal protein L32, translating into MAVPKKKKSKSKRNQRHAVWKGKAAIAAQKAISLGKSVLTGKAQGFVYPIEEEEEE; encoded by the coding sequence ATGGCTGTACCTAAGAAGAAAAAATCAAAGAGCAAAAGAAATCAAAGGCACGCTGTTTGGAAAGGAAAAGCAGCAATTGCAGCTCAAAAAGCTATATCTTTAGGTAAATCAGTTTTAACTGGTAAAGCTCAAGGATTTGTTTATCCTATTGAAGAAGAAGAAGAAGAGTAG